The Solibacillus sp. FSL W7-1464 genome contains a region encoding:
- the prfA gene encoding peptide chain release factor 1 — protein MFDRLQAVEDRYERLNELLSDPDVVSDSNKLREYSKEQSDIQEMVDVYREYKSVKEQLADTRELMEIEKDADMLEMMKEEFNDLNKQVPVLEDRLRILLIPKDPNDSKNVIMEIRGAAGGDEANIFAGDLFRMYTRYAETQGWKVDVMEATPNPAGGYKEVIFMINGQGAYSKFKYENGAHRVQRVPATESQGRIHTSTATVACLPEVHVEDVEIHEKDIRVDTFASSGAGGQSVNTTMSAVRMTHLPTGVVVSMQDERSQIKNREKAMKILVARVADKHRQEAQAEIDATRKTAVGTGDRSERIRTYNYPQNRVTDHRIGLTIQKLDQIVEGKLDEIIDALILDEQATRLSNLNEDV, from the coding sequence ATGTTTGATCGTTTACAGGCGGTTGAAGACCGTTACGAAAGATTAAATGAATTACTGAGCGACCCGGATGTTGTGAGCGACTCCAATAAGCTACGCGAATATTCGAAAGAGCAATCCGATATTCAGGAAATGGTAGATGTATACCGTGAATACAAATCGGTGAAAGAGCAACTGGCAGATACACGCGAATTAATGGAAATCGAAAAAGATGCAGACATGCTTGAGATGATGAAGGAAGAGTTCAATGATTTAAATAAACAAGTTCCGGTGTTGGAAGACCGTCTACGTATTCTATTAATACCTAAAGACCCGAACGATTCGAAAAACGTAATCATGGAGATTCGCGGAGCTGCCGGCGGTGACGAGGCCAATATTTTTGCTGGTGACCTGTTCCGCATGTACACACGCTATGCGGAAACGCAAGGCTGGAAAGTGGATGTAATGGAAGCCACACCAAACCCGGCAGGTGGTTATAAAGAAGTAATCTTCATGATCAACGGTCAAGGTGCATATTCGAAATTCAAATATGAAAACGGCGCACATCGTGTTCAACGTGTACCGGCTACAGAATCTCAAGGCCGTATCCATACTTCAACTGCAACGGTAGCATGTTTACCGGAAGTACATGTGGAAGATGTGGAGATTCATGAAAAAGATATTCGCGTTGATACATTCGCTTCATCTGGTGCGGGTGGTCAGTCCGTAAATACAACGATGTCAGCTGTTCGTATGACCCACTTACCTACAGGCGTTGTCGTTTCGATGCAGGATGAGCGTTCACAAATTAAAAACCGTGAAAAAGCAATGAAAATTTTAGTGGCGCGTGTAGCAGATAAACACCGTCAGGAAGCACAGGCAGAAATCGATGCAACACGTAAGACAGCAGTAGGAACAGGCGACCGTTCTGAACGTATCCGTACTTACAACTATCCACAAAACCGTGTAACAGATCACCGAATTGGTCTAACGATTCAAAAACTTGACCAAATCGTTGAAGGTAAGCTGGATGAAATCATCGATGCACTTATTTTAGATGAGCAGGCAACACGCTTATCGAATTTAAATGAAGATGTATAA